The genomic region GAAGAAGCCTTCAAGAAAGCCAAAGAAGAGGACAAACCAGTTTTCCTTTCAATTGGCTATTCCACCTGTCATTGGTGCCATGTGATGGAAGAAGAATCATTTGAGGATGAAGAAGTCGCCGATTTGCTCAACGAGAACTTCGTATCAATTAAGGTGGATCGTGAAGAAAGGCCTGATATCGATGGACTGTACATGCAGGTAGCTCAGATGATGACTGGAAGAGGAGGATGGCCATTGACAATCGTGATGACTCCAGGCAAGGACCCATTCTTTGCTGCCACCTATATTCCGAAGGAATCTCATCACAGCAGGCTTGGAATGGTCGACCTTCTTCCAAAACTGGCTGAAGTCTACGAGACCGAACATGAGAAGATAGAATCCACGATAGCGAAGGTGAAAACTCGTCTGAATCAGATGCAGCAAGGAGTCTCCAGTGATATCCCAGATAGAAGCGTAATCGACGCTGCAACAGGGAAACTTTCAAACAGATTCGATGAAGACCACGGGGGTTTCGGAGTGGCCCCTAAATTCCCATCTGCCCAGAATCTAATGCTGCTCCTTAGATCTTGGAAGCATAATGATGACGAATGGCATCTGCATATGGTTGAGAGAACATTACAACAAATGAGGAAAGGAGGTATCTATGACCAGATTGGATTCGGCTTTCACAGATATTCAACAGATAGGAAATGGCTACTACCTCATTTCGAGAAAATGCTTTACGATCAAGCGATGCTAGTCTATGCCTTAATTGAGACATATCAAGCAACAAGCAATGAATACTATGCTGACATAGCAGCAGAAACCATCGAGTATGTACTAAGAGAAATGACATCAGAGGAGGGGGGTTTCTTCTCGGCTCAGGATGCAGATAGTGAAGGAGAAGAAGGAAAATTCTACATTTGGTCAATTGATGAGACAGAATCGATTCTAAACAAACAAGAATTCGAAGTTGCTACGCAGTTATACGGGATTCAGGAAAAAGGTAATTTTCTCGACGAGGCCACCCGAAAGAAAACAGGCAAGAATATTCTCCATGTCAACAAAGAGTCAAAGGAAGTAGCAAAGGCGCTCGGAATCGACGAAAACGAGATTCAAGATACTATTCAGACCATAAACACGAAGCTACTACGGCGTAGAAAAGAGAGAGTTACCCCTCTCACCGATGACAAGATACTCGTAGACTGGAATGGGCTTATGATTGCTGCAT from Candidatus Lokiarchaeota archaeon harbors:
- a CDS encoding DUF255 domain-containing protein; translation: MPLDAKEHRTTNKLINETSPYLQQHAHNPVNWYPWGEEAFKKAKEEDKPVFLSIGYSTCHWCHVMEEESFEDEEVADLLNENFVSIKVDREERPDIDGLYMQVAQMMTGRGGWPLTIVMTPGKDPFFAATYIPKESHHSRLGMVDLLPKLAEVYETEHEKIESTIAKVKTRLNQMQQGVSSDIPDRSVIDAATGKLSNRFDEDHGGFGVAPKFPSAQNLMLLLRSWKHNDDEWHLHMVERTLQQMRKGGIYDQIGFGFHRYSTDRKWLLPHFEKMLYDQAMLVYALIETYQATSNEYYADIAAETIEYVLREMTSEEGGFFSAQDADSEGEEGKFYIWSIDETESILNKQEFEVATQLYGIQEKGNFLDEATRKKTGKNILHVNKESKEVAKALGIDENEIQDTIQTINTKLLRRRKERVTPLTDDKILVDWNGLMIAALAKAGRVLNNSKYLEAARKATDFILKEMRTEEGGLYHRYRQSEADIDAYSTDYAFLVWGLIELYESTFDPNYLSISKQLLTFLETHFWDEDNGGFYLSADFSEELMVRQKPAFDGSLPSANSVAAYVFLRLARLLGNYELENVAEEILAAFGKQIEARPTSHTMMLVALEYLLGMSREVVLVGTRNSQDLQAMISALQQKFLPSVSVLVKDDESISEKLASVAPFTEHFDSVNKQATAHVCIDQNCKLPTTNLDEMLSSVKAK